From a single Nymphaea colorata isolate Beijing-Zhang1983 chromosome 4, ASM883128v2, whole genome shotgun sequence genomic region:
- the LOC116252735 gene encoding protein transport protein SEC16A homolog isoform X2, which translates to MDTSTILMEDQTDEDFFDKLVVGEFGISDCSTAGLKKDTDSDDTNNGLPFVSSFANLSLSDSESLSEATTEEAAVGTAGSCEVRNSIGPDEDSQPSEDSAYSLTIQAKMESEGAVNGVDCNGSESDFSFGKASRPAMTSVREVQWSSFLTKNAENDLGGFGSYSDLLTLNDTAVLAGDVQGSKFPSISSKPETGFINEKKHQVDATMDGQYPYQSVVSNNSYRSHSQREIAEQDSSRWESNYKSDAQSYSTCAAQAADEQLEYSNEDWEKLYPGWKYDPAIGEWHQLDGYRGEPPTSHTNITDSLENSQENGLPNATVSNVLLNRTEFSHLQPTSQSVLGTIADECRTEEVSEQNQPFRGNAGYPSHMFFYEQYPGWYFDTVTEKWHQLDGHFDQSTQMVGGDFEQVYNQNTYGDSVSCVNALADTSSTISKEVSQTEEFAKQEQGSGCALSFGSYIHNDRQPGSFQPEVWSSDRGSSGGASKKIAADQQSNEYFLSHGRMHEPTADMRSYADQQVTFKIPETESSYGQATNSHENNASKGSHHNLSFSKDAHGCDTSNVMQGYHNYHGPDYLGDEHKKKHFQAGHLSYASVPPNSAQGRTSSGRPLHALVTFGFGGKLVVMKVNDLFNRSTTLENQDAAGGIVSVHNLMDVVVVKSGLGSCESSNHDYFYSLCRQSFPGPLLGGNVANKDVHKWIDESIASCESHNIGYCKRESLLLLLSLLKISCLHYGNLRSPFGAEAASQEIDGPESAVTKLFTSSRRNNMQLSEYGVGACKQCLQPLPSEEQMQSTAIEVQKLLVAGCRLEALQCAREGQLWGPALVLAGKLGDKFYVETVKQMAHRQFISGSPLRTLCLLISGQQADVFSSETIGSPRQAAALSVSQLPAQNCATSMLDDWEENLAIMLANRTKDDELVIVRLGDCLWKETGKVTAAHACYLVAEANFESFSNTARLCLIGADHWKMPRTYASPDAIQRTELYEYAKALGNSQFTLQTFQPYKLVYAHMLAEVGKVSESLRYCQAMLKQLKNAGHTADVETCKVLTSSLEERLRTHQQGGYASNLAPAKLMGKVLTSIDRSIHCIIGAPLPPLPPVTEGSIQNGETDDGSAVLKMSNESSRTGITSLMPSSSMEPISEWSGDSNRASVPTRSISEPAIGRSPKQNAQTSRTDAQGKASSTGSPTRLGRFGAHLLQTAISLVSRRRQAKLGERNKFYYDEKLKRWVEEGVDPPAEAAELAPPPTTAAFRNDAVKSPSLSLDGVIETKKLPASDSSSIPLMPPASMNQFSARGRLGVRSRYVDTFNKGGGVPVCTFQSSGLPSAKPGGATAKFFIPTIAASVEVDTVHSAESIGSENNPEPAANETSTSSPSLSSPPPSLASSAAHSIHPFPSMNDVNAASKEIAMLDQQSGLSPSQSRAASWGATYTDNLCNPMIGETRPSMDMLGGPPFSSSEPPGRSLANNMSMSTSVPSFGEDLQEVEL; encoded by the exons ATGGATACTTCTACTATTCTTATGGAGGATCAAACGGATGAAGATTTCTTTGACAAGCTTGTTGTCGGTGAGTTTGGGATCTCTGATTGTTCCACAGCAGGGTTAAAGAAGGATACTGATTCAGATGACACCAATAACGGCCTACCGTTCGTTTCTTCCTTTGCTAACCTCTCCTTAAGTGATTCTGAAAGCCTTTCAGAGGCTACTACAGAGGAGGCGGCTGTGGGAACGGCTGGGTCCTGTGAGGTTAGAAACTCAATTGGACCAGATGAAGATAGTCAACCTTCAGAAGATAGTGCTTATAGCTTAACTATTCAAGCCAAGATGGAATCTGAAGGTGCCGTAAATGGGGTTGACTGTAATGGTTCAGAGTCAGATTTTTCGTTTGGTAAAGCCAGTCGACCTGCTATGACAAGCGTGAGGGAGGTTCAGTGGAGCAGTTTCCTCACAAAAAATGCTGAGAATGATCTTGGTGGGTTTGGTTCTTACTCTGATCTTTTGACTCTTAATGATACAGCTGTACTGGCAGGAGATGTGCAAGGGAGTAAGTTCCCATCAATATCATCAAAACCAGAAACTGGctttattaatgaaaaaaagcaTCAAGTTGACGCAACCATGGATGGGCAGTATCCATATCAATCTGTTGTGTCTAATAATTCTTACAGGTCTCATTCTCAAAGGGAAATAGCTGAGCAGGACTCAAGTAGGTGGGAATCAAACTACAAATCTGACGCTCAATCTTACAGTACTTGTGCAGCTCAGGCAGCAGATGAGCAGCTTGAGTATAGTAATGAGGATTGGGAAAAGTTGTATCCTGGCTGGAAATATGACCCTGCTATAGGAGAATGGCATCAGTTAGATGGTTACAGAGGAGAGCCACCTACTTCTCATACTAATATCACGGATAGCCTGGAGAATTCACAAGAAAATGGGCTTCCAAATGCTACTGTGAGCAATGTGCTATTGAATAGGACGGAATTTTCTCATCTTCAGCCAACATCGCAGTCTGTTCTAGGGACCATAGCAGATGAATGCAGAACTGAGGAAGTTTCCGAGCAGAACCAACCCTTTCGGGGTAATGCTGGGTACCCTTCACATATGTTTTTCTATGAACAGTATCCAGGCTGGTATTTTGATACTGTTACTGAAAAATGGCATCAGCTTGATGGGCATTTTGATCAGTCCACACAGATGGTTGGTGGTGACTTTGAGCAGGTATACAACCAGAATACTTATGGTGATAGTGTCTCTTGTGTTAATGCATTGGCTGATACAAGTTCCACCATATCCAAGGAAGTAAGTCAGACTGAGGAATTTGCTAAGCAAGAACAAGGGAGTGGCTGTGCACTGTCCTTCGGTAGCTATATCCATAATGACCGTCAACCAGGTTCTTTCCAGCCAGAAGTGTGGTCTTCTGACAGGGGTTCTTCAGGTGGTGcttctaaaaaaattgctgcTGACCAGCAAAGTAatgaatattttctttctcacgGGCGTATGCATGAGCCAACAGCGGATATGAGATCTTATGCAGATCAACAGGTCACTTTTAAGATCCCAGAAACCGAGTCCTCTTATGGACAAGCAACCAATAGTCATGAAAATAATGCCAGCAAAGGTAGTCATCATAACTTGTCCTTTTCCAAGGATGCACATGGCTGTGATACATCGAATGTCATGCAGGGCTATCACAACTATCATGGCCCTGATTACCTTGGTGACGAgcataaaaagaaacatttccAAGCAGGACACTTATCCTATGCTTCTGTCCCTCCCAATTCTGCTCAGGGGAGAACATCTTCAGGTCGTCCTCTGCATGCTTTAGTTACATTCGGATTTGGCGGAAAACTTGTGGTCATGAAAGTTAATGATCTTTTCAACAGAAGCACCACACTTGAGAACCAG GATGCTGCAGGTGGTATAGTCTCAGTTCATAACTTGATGGATGTCGTGGTGGTTAAATCTGGTCTTGGAAGCTGTGAAAGCAGTAATCATGATTACTTCTATTCCTTATGCCGGCAATCTTTCCCTGGCCCTCTTCTTGGTGGAAATGTTGCCAACAAGGATGTACACAAATGGATTGATGAGAGCATTGCTTCTTGTGAATCTCACAATATTGGTTATTGCAAGAGGGAGTCCTTGCTGTTGTTATTGTCATTGCTAAAAATATCTTGTCTGCATTATGGAAACCTTCGGTCTCCTTTTGGTGCTGAAGCTGCTTCACAG GAAATTGATGGACCCGAATCTGCTGTGACTAAGCTTTTTACATCTTCTAGAAGGAACAACATGCAGCTGAGTGAGTATGGTGTTGGTGCCTGTAAACAATGTCTGCAACCTCTGCCTTCAGAAGAACAGATGCAG TCTACTGCAATTGAAGTGCAAAAACTTCTTGTCGCCGGTTGCCGGTTAGAAGCTCTCCAGTGTGCACGAGAGGGTCAGTTATGGGGTCCTGCTCTTGTCCTTGCTGGAAAGCTTGGTGACAAG TTTTATGTTGAAACTGTGAAGCAAATGGCCCATCGCCAGTTTATATCTGGATCACCTCTGCGGACACTATGCTTGCTTATATCTGGGCAACAAGCTGATGTATTTTCTTCAGAAACTATAGGTAGTCCCAGACAAGCTGCAGCACTTAGTGTCTCACAGCTTCCAGCTCAG AATTGTGCAACTAGCATGTTAGATGATTGGGAAGAGAATTTGGCAATTATGCTTGCAAACCGAACAAAAGATGATGAGCTTGTTATCGTTCGCCTTGGAGATTGTCTTTGGAAAGAGACAGGCAAG GTAACTGCTGCTCATGCCTGCTACTTAGTTGCAGAAGCAAATTTTGAGTCATTTTCAAACACCGCTAGGCTCTGCCTAATTGGTGCAGACCACTGGAAAATGCCACGAACATATGCTAGTCCTGATGCTATCCAG AGAACAGAACTGTATGAATATGCAAAAGCTCTTGGCAATTCTCAATTTACATTGCAAACTTTTCAGCCATATAAACTTGTTTATGCCCACATGCTAGCAGAAGTTGGAAAGGTTTCAGAATCTTTGAG GTACTGTCAAGCAATGCTGAAACAACTGAAAAATGCTGGCCACACTGCTGATGTTGAAACATGCAAAGTTTTGACATCTTCCTTGGAAGAGCGCCTTCGAACCCATCAGCAg GGAGGATACGCCTCAAACTTGGCCCCTGCAAAACTGATGGGAAAGGTCCTTACTAGCATTGACCGATCAATCCACTGCATTATTGGTGCACCCTTACCACCACTGCCACCAGTCACTGAGGGCAGCATACAGAATGGTGAAACTGATGATGGATCTGCAGTTCTTAAGATGTCAAATGAATCATCAAGAACAGGTATTACATCACTAATGCCGTCATCCTCAATGGAGCCCATCAGTGAATGGTCAGGTGATAGCAACAGGGCGTCAGTACCCACTAGAAGCATTTCAGAGCCAGCCATTGGAAGAAGTCCAAAGCAG AATGCACAAACGTCTCGAACAGATGCACAAGGAAAAGCATCAAGTACTGGCAGTCCAACTCGCTTGGGTCGCTTTGGTGCACACCTTCTGCAGACAGCTATAAGCTTAGTTTCAAGGAGGCGTCAG GCCAAACTTGGGGAAAGGAACAAATTTTATTATGATGAGAAGCTTAAAAGATGGGTAGAGGAAGGTGTTGATCCACCAGCTGAAGCAGCTGAACTGGCACCACCTCCAACTACTGCTGCATTTAGGAATGATGCAGTGAAAAGTCCAAGCTTATCACTTGACGGCgttattgaaacaaaaaaactgcCTGCATCTGATAGTTCTAGCATTCCACTGATGCCTCCAGCGAGCATGAACCAGTTTTCAGCACGTGGCCGGCTTGGCGTTCGTTCTAG GTATGTTGATACTTTCAACAAGGGTGGAGGTGTTCCAGTATGCACGTTCCAATCTTCTGGCCTTCCATCTGCAAAGCCTGGTGGTGCTACTGCCAAGTTTTTCATTCCCACTATCGCCGCTTCTGTTGAGGTTGATACTGTTCATTCTGCAGAATCTATTGGAAGCGAAAACAATCCAGAACCTGCTGCCAATGAAACTTCAACATCATCTCCGTCAttatcatcaccaccaccatcactaGCATCATCAGCAGCACATTCCATTCACCCCTTCCCGAGCATGAATGATGTCAACGCAGCTAGCAAAGAAATAGCTATGCTGGACCAACAGTCTGGCCTATCTCCGTCTCAATCTCGTGCAGCTTCATGGGGTGCTACCTACACCGACAACTTGTGTAATCCAATGATTGGAGAGACGAGACCATCAATGGATATGTTGGGCGGTCCACCTTTCTCATCATCAGAACCTCCTGGCCGTTCGTTGGCAAACAATATGAGCATGTCAACGAGTGTCCCTAGTTTCGGGGAAGACCTTCAAGAAGTTGAGCTTTAA
- the LOC116252735 gene encoding protein transport protein SEC16A homolog isoform X1, whose product MDTSTILMEDQTDEDFFDKLVVGEFGISDCSTAGLKKDTDSDDTNNGLPFVSSFANLSLSDSESLSEATTEEAAVGTAGSCEVRNSIGPDEDSQPSEDSAYSLTIQAKMESEGAVNGVDCNGSESDFSFGKASRPAMTSVREVQWSSFLTKNAENDLGGFGSYSDLLTLNDTAVLAGDVQGSKFPSISSKPETGFINEKKHQVDATMDGQYPYQSVVSNNSYRSHSQREIAEQDSSRWESNYKSDAQSYSTCAAQAADEQLEYSNEDWEKLYPGWKYDPAIGEWHQLDGYRGEPPTSHTNITDSLENSQENGLPNATVSNVLLNRTEFSHLQPTSQSVLGTIADECRTEEVSEQNQPFRGNAGYPSHMFFYEQYPGWYFDTVTEKWHQLDGHFDQSTQMVGGDFEQVYNQNTYGDSVSCVNALADTSSTISKEVSQTEEFAKQEQGSGCALSFGSYIHNDRQPGSFQPEVWSSDRGSSGGASKKIAADQQSNEYFLSHGRMHEPTADMRSYADQQVTFKIPETESSYGQATNSHENNASKGSHHNLSFSKDAHGCDTSNVMQGYHNYHGPDYLGDEHKKKHFQAGHLSYASVPPNSAQGRTSSGRPLHALVTFGFGGKLVVMKVNDLFNRSTTLENQDAAGGIVSVHNLMDVVVVKSGLGSCESSNHDYFYSLCRQSFPGPLLGGNVANKDVHKWIDESIASCESHNIGYCKRESLLLLLSLLKISCLHYGNLRSPFGAEAASQEIDGPESAVTKLFTSSRRNNMQLSEYGVGACKQCLQPLPSEEQMQSTAIEVQKLLVAGCRLEALQCAREGQLWGPALVLAGKLGDKFYVETVKQMAHRQFISGSPLRTLCLLISGQQADVFSSETIGSPRQAAALSVSQLPAQNCATSMLDDWEENLAIMLANRTKDDELVIVRLGDCLWKETGKVTAAHACYLVAEANFESFSNTARLCLIGADHWKMPRTYASPDAIQRTELYEYAKALGNSQFTLQTFQPYKLVYAHMLAEVGKVSESLRYCQAMLKQLKNAGHTADVETCKVLTSSLEERLRTHQQGGYASNLAPAKLMGKVLTSIDRSIHCIIGAPLPPLPPVTEGSIQNGETDDGSAVLKMSNESSRTGITSLMPSSSMEPISEWSGDSNRASVPTRSISEPAIGRSPKQGQNAQTSRTDAQGKASSTGSPTRLGRFGAHLLQTAISLVSRRRQAKLGERNKFYYDEKLKRWVEEGVDPPAEAAELAPPPTTAAFRNDAVKSPSLSLDGVIETKKLPASDSSSIPLMPPASMNQFSARGRLGVRSRYVDTFNKGGGVPVCTFQSSGLPSAKPGGATAKFFIPTIAASVEVDTVHSAESIGSENNPEPAANETSTSSPSLSSPPPSLASSAAHSIHPFPSMNDVNAASKEIAMLDQQSGLSPSQSRAASWGATYTDNLCNPMIGETRPSMDMLGGPPFSSSEPPGRSLANNMSMSTSVPSFGEDLQEVEL is encoded by the exons ATGGATACTTCTACTATTCTTATGGAGGATCAAACGGATGAAGATTTCTTTGACAAGCTTGTTGTCGGTGAGTTTGGGATCTCTGATTGTTCCACAGCAGGGTTAAAGAAGGATACTGATTCAGATGACACCAATAACGGCCTACCGTTCGTTTCTTCCTTTGCTAACCTCTCCTTAAGTGATTCTGAAAGCCTTTCAGAGGCTACTACAGAGGAGGCGGCTGTGGGAACGGCTGGGTCCTGTGAGGTTAGAAACTCAATTGGACCAGATGAAGATAGTCAACCTTCAGAAGATAGTGCTTATAGCTTAACTATTCAAGCCAAGATGGAATCTGAAGGTGCCGTAAATGGGGTTGACTGTAATGGTTCAGAGTCAGATTTTTCGTTTGGTAAAGCCAGTCGACCTGCTATGACAAGCGTGAGGGAGGTTCAGTGGAGCAGTTTCCTCACAAAAAATGCTGAGAATGATCTTGGTGGGTTTGGTTCTTACTCTGATCTTTTGACTCTTAATGATACAGCTGTACTGGCAGGAGATGTGCAAGGGAGTAAGTTCCCATCAATATCATCAAAACCAGAAACTGGctttattaatgaaaaaaagcaTCAAGTTGACGCAACCATGGATGGGCAGTATCCATATCAATCTGTTGTGTCTAATAATTCTTACAGGTCTCATTCTCAAAGGGAAATAGCTGAGCAGGACTCAAGTAGGTGGGAATCAAACTACAAATCTGACGCTCAATCTTACAGTACTTGTGCAGCTCAGGCAGCAGATGAGCAGCTTGAGTATAGTAATGAGGATTGGGAAAAGTTGTATCCTGGCTGGAAATATGACCCTGCTATAGGAGAATGGCATCAGTTAGATGGTTACAGAGGAGAGCCACCTACTTCTCATACTAATATCACGGATAGCCTGGAGAATTCACAAGAAAATGGGCTTCCAAATGCTACTGTGAGCAATGTGCTATTGAATAGGACGGAATTTTCTCATCTTCAGCCAACATCGCAGTCTGTTCTAGGGACCATAGCAGATGAATGCAGAACTGAGGAAGTTTCCGAGCAGAACCAACCCTTTCGGGGTAATGCTGGGTACCCTTCACATATGTTTTTCTATGAACAGTATCCAGGCTGGTATTTTGATACTGTTACTGAAAAATGGCATCAGCTTGATGGGCATTTTGATCAGTCCACACAGATGGTTGGTGGTGACTTTGAGCAGGTATACAACCAGAATACTTATGGTGATAGTGTCTCTTGTGTTAATGCATTGGCTGATACAAGTTCCACCATATCCAAGGAAGTAAGTCAGACTGAGGAATTTGCTAAGCAAGAACAAGGGAGTGGCTGTGCACTGTCCTTCGGTAGCTATATCCATAATGACCGTCAACCAGGTTCTTTCCAGCCAGAAGTGTGGTCTTCTGACAGGGGTTCTTCAGGTGGTGcttctaaaaaaattgctgcTGACCAGCAAAGTAatgaatattttctttctcacgGGCGTATGCATGAGCCAACAGCGGATATGAGATCTTATGCAGATCAACAGGTCACTTTTAAGATCCCAGAAACCGAGTCCTCTTATGGACAAGCAACCAATAGTCATGAAAATAATGCCAGCAAAGGTAGTCATCATAACTTGTCCTTTTCCAAGGATGCACATGGCTGTGATACATCGAATGTCATGCAGGGCTATCACAACTATCATGGCCCTGATTACCTTGGTGACGAgcataaaaagaaacatttccAAGCAGGACACTTATCCTATGCTTCTGTCCCTCCCAATTCTGCTCAGGGGAGAACATCTTCAGGTCGTCCTCTGCATGCTTTAGTTACATTCGGATTTGGCGGAAAACTTGTGGTCATGAAAGTTAATGATCTTTTCAACAGAAGCACCACACTTGAGAACCAG GATGCTGCAGGTGGTATAGTCTCAGTTCATAACTTGATGGATGTCGTGGTGGTTAAATCTGGTCTTGGAAGCTGTGAAAGCAGTAATCATGATTACTTCTATTCCTTATGCCGGCAATCTTTCCCTGGCCCTCTTCTTGGTGGAAATGTTGCCAACAAGGATGTACACAAATGGATTGATGAGAGCATTGCTTCTTGTGAATCTCACAATATTGGTTATTGCAAGAGGGAGTCCTTGCTGTTGTTATTGTCATTGCTAAAAATATCTTGTCTGCATTATGGAAACCTTCGGTCTCCTTTTGGTGCTGAAGCTGCTTCACAG GAAATTGATGGACCCGAATCTGCTGTGACTAAGCTTTTTACATCTTCTAGAAGGAACAACATGCAGCTGAGTGAGTATGGTGTTGGTGCCTGTAAACAATGTCTGCAACCTCTGCCTTCAGAAGAACAGATGCAG TCTACTGCAATTGAAGTGCAAAAACTTCTTGTCGCCGGTTGCCGGTTAGAAGCTCTCCAGTGTGCACGAGAGGGTCAGTTATGGGGTCCTGCTCTTGTCCTTGCTGGAAAGCTTGGTGACAAG TTTTATGTTGAAACTGTGAAGCAAATGGCCCATCGCCAGTTTATATCTGGATCACCTCTGCGGACACTATGCTTGCTTATATCTGGGCAACAAGCTGATGTATTTTCTTCAGAAACTATAGGTAGTCCCAGACAAGCTGCAGCACTTAGTGTCTCACAGCTTCCAGCTCAG AATTGTGCAACTAGCATGTTAGATGATTGGGAAGAGAATTTGGCAATTATGCTTGCAAACCGAACAAAAGATGATGAGCTTGTTATCGTTCGCCTTGGAGATTGTCTTTGGAAAGAGACAGGCAAG GTAACTGCTGCTCATGCCTGCTACTTAGTTGCAGAAGCAAATTTTGAGTCATTTTCAAACACCGCTAGGCTCTGCCTAATTGGTGCAGACCACTGGAAAATGCCACGAACATATGCTAGTCCTGATGCTATCCAG AGAACAGAACTGTATGAATATGCAAAAGCTCTTGGCAATTCTCAATTTACATTGCAAACTTTTCAGCCATATAAACTTGTTTATGCCCACATGCTAGCAGAAGTTGGAAAGGTTTCAGAATCTTTGAG GTACTGTCAAGCAATGCTGAAACAACTGAAAAATGCTGGCCACACTGCTGATGTTGAAACATGCAAAGTTTTGACATCTTCCTTGGAAGAGCGCCTTCGAACCCATCAGCAg GGAGGATACGCCTCAAACTTGGCCCCTGCAAAACTGATGGGAAAGGTCCTTACTAGCATTGACCGATCAATCCACTGCATTATTGGTGCACCCTTACCACCACTGCCACCAGTCACTGAGGGCAGCATACAGAATGGTGAAACTGATGATGGATCTGCAGTTCTTAAGATGTCAAATGAATCATCAAGAACAGGTATTACATCACTAATGCCGTCATCCTCAATGGAGCCCATCAGTGAATGGTCAGGTGATAGCAACAGGGCGTCAGTACCCACTAGAAGCATTTCAGAGCCAGCCATTGGAAGAAGTCCAAAGCAG GGGCAGAATGCACAAACGTCTCGAACAGATGCACAAGGAAAAGCATCAAGTACTGGCAGTCCAACTCGCTTGGGTCGCTTTGGTGCACACCTTCTGCAGACAGCTATAAGCTTAGTTTCAAGGAGGCGTCAG GCCAAACTTGGGGAAAGGAACAAATTTTATTATGATGAGAAGCTTAAAAGATGGGTAGAGGAAGGTGTTGATCCACCAGCTGAAGCAGCTGAACTGGCACCACCTCCAACTACTGCTGCATTTAGGAATGATGCAGTGAAAAGTCCAAGCTTATCACTTGACGGCgttattgaaacaaaaaaactgcCTGCATCTGATAGTTCTAGCATTCCACTGATGCCTCCAGCGAGCATGAACCAGTTTTCAGCACGTGGCCGGCTTGGCGTTCGTTCTAG GTATGTTGATACTTTCAACAAGGGTGGAGGTGTTCCAGTATGCACGTTCCAATCTTCTGGCCTTCCATCTGCAAAGCCTGGTGGTGCTACTGCCAAGTTTTTCATTCCCACTATCGCCGCTTCTGTTGAGGTTGATACTGTTCATTCTGCAGAATCTATTGGAAGCGAAAACAATCCAGAACCTGCTGCCAATGAAACTTCAACATCATCTCCGTCAttatcatcaccaccaccatcactaGCATCATCAGCAGCACATTCCATTCACCCCTTCCCGAGCATGAATGATGTCAACGCAGCTAGCAAAGAAATAGCTATGCTGGACCAACAGTCTGGCCTATCTCCGTCTCAATCTCGTGCAGCTTCATGGGGTGCTACCTACACCGACAACTTGTGTAATCCAATGATTGGAGAGACGAGACCATCAATGGATATGTTGGGCGGTCCACCTTTCTCATCATCAGAACCTCCTGGCCGTTCGTTGGCAAACAATATGAGCATGTCAACGAGTGTCCCTAGTTTCGGGGAAGACCTTCAAGAAGTTGAGCTTTAA